The Leptospira barantonii genome includes a region encoding these proteins:
- a CDS encoding helix-turn-helix domain-containing protein has product MPPIGPPHPHPGLPIPEISFTITFFSICILWFKRNRFSFDRWFVFFLLALSCLHLAHLLRRGFGKAYFDFFHIPQLLFGPLFFLYLKDILGIGIKKKVWIHFVPYLIFTALFLILKILPDTDPIYSLFFGREGWGLRISTFVSLIGYSIFSYWNVYRVERENVDPVLESLQWTWLKILIVLVLVIVTYHGVSYFWNDGPPPLPRAELGGPPPEGPPPPRHGIPSIRGWDVLVFTILFSLFGIRQSMIHSAWLLGQNFSSDLVKKRKYERSGLEEGRLKNYVQIVQEHMKTDKPYLDSEFSLDHLADRLNFPRAHITQALSEILETNFYNFVNEYRVNEFIRLVDSSHEEKIAVLSLAFDAGFNSKSTFNQSFKRITGTTPSLYLAEKKQKKES; this is encoded by the coding sequence ATGCCGCCGATCGGTCCTCCGCACCCTCATCCGGGTTTGCCCATTCCCGAGATTTCGTTTACGATCACTTTTTTTTCCATCTGTATTCTTTGGTTTAAAAGAAACCGATTTTCATTCGATCGATGGTTCGTCTTTTTTCTTTTGGCCCTGAGTTGTCTGCACTTGGCGCATCTGCTTCGAAGAGGTTTTGGAAAGGCCTATTTCGATTTTTTTCATATTCCTCAGCTTTTGTTCGGGCCTTTGTTCTTTTTGTATCTGAAGGACATTCTCGGGATCGGAATTAAAAAGAAGGTCTGGATTCATTTTGTTCCCTATCTGATTTTTACCGCGTTGTTTTTGATTTTAAAAATTCTCCCCGATACGGACCCGATCTATTCTTTGTTTTTCGGGCGGGAAGGTTGGGGCCTGAGAATCTCCACATTCGTTTCTTTGATCGGTTATTCTATATTCAGTTATTGGAATGTTTATCGGGTGGAAAGGGAGAATGTGGATCCGGTTCTTGAATCTCTACAATGGACTTGGCTCAAAATTTTGATCGTCCTGGTTCTTGTGATCGTTACGTATCACGGTGTTTCTTATTTTTGGAACGACGGTCCTCCGCCTCTACCGCGCGCGGAGTTGGGAGGTCCGCCGCCCGAAGGTCCACCACCGCCGCGGCACGGGATTCCTTCGATCCGAGGTTGGGACGTTCTTGTGTTTACGATTCTATTCTCCCTTTTTGGAATCCGTCAGAGTATGATTCATTCCGCGTGGTTGCTCGGACAAAACTTCTCTTCCGATCTTGTCAAAAAAAGAAAGTATGAACGTTCCGGTTTGGAAGAAGGAAGGCTTAAGAATTACGTTCAAATCGTTCAGGAACATATGAAGACGGACAAACCCTATCTCGACAGCGAATTCTCCCTCGATCATTTGGCGGATCGTTTGAATTTTCCAAGGGCGCATATCACCCAGGCTCTGAGCGAGATTTTGGAAACAAATTTTTACAACTTTGTGAACGAATATAGAGTGAACGAATTCATTCGGCTTGTGGATTCTTCCCATGAAGAAAAAATCGCCGTTCTGAGTTTGGCCTTTGACGCCGGGTTTAATTCCAAGTCCACGTTCAATCAGTCCTTTAAAAGAATTACGGGAACGACTCCGTCCCTGTATTTAGCCGAAAAAAAACAAAAAAAAGAGTCTTAG
- a CDS encoding ABC transporter ATP-binding protein, with translation MTQKRKKSEIVFQARNIGKIYKMGEVEVPALHSVDLELNSGEFVVLLGPSGSGKSTLLNILGGLDTPTSGTVKFQDQDLFSSDDTNLTLYRRNHIGFVFQFYNLIPSLTALENVSLVTELSSDPMNAEEALGLVDLLERKDHFPAQLSGGEQQRVAIARAIAKKPNVLLCDEPTGALDFKTGRIVLDAISKVNSELGTTTVVITHNAIIAQMADRVVEMRDGSVISNKKNSRKKRSGELNW, from the coding sequence ATGACCCAAAAACGGAAAAAATCCGAGATCGTATTTCAAGCCCGCAACATCGGAAAGATATACAAGATGGGCGAAGTCGAAGTTCCCGCGCTTCACTCGGTGGATCTTGAATTGAATTCGGGAGAATTCGTAGTTCTTTTAGGGCCTTCCGGTTCGGGCAAATCCACTCTTTTGAATATTCTCGGCGGATTGGATACACCCACGTCGGGAACCGTAAAATTCCAAGATCAAGACCTATTCTCTTCGGACGATACGAACCTCACTCTTTACCGGAGAAATCATATCGGATTCGTATTCCAATTTTATAATCTAATTCCGAGTCTAACCGCTTTGGAAAACGTTTCTCTCGTAACCGAGTTGAGTTCCGATCCGATGAACGCCGAAGAAGCGTTGGGGCTCGTGGATCTTTTGGAAAGAAAGGATCATTTTCCCGCTCAGTTATCCGGAGGAGAACAACAAAGGGTCGCGATCGCAAGAGCCATCGCCAAAAAACCGAACGTTCTTCTTTGCGACGAACCCACGGGCGCCTTGGATTTTAAAACGGGGAGAATCGTACTCGACGCGATTTCAAAAGTGAACTCGGAGCTCGGAACGACTACCGTTGTAATCACGCATAACGCGATCATCGCGCAGATGGCCGATCGTGTCGTCGAGATGCGGGACGGTTCCGTGATCTCGAACAAAAAGAATTCCCGTAAAAAAAGATCGGGAGAATTGAACTGGTGA
- a CDS encoding ABC transporter permease: MKTLKTQGITIALVVAAGVGIFIASRSAYDSLFSAREKFYASSYFAQGFVSLKRAPESVLKDLSDIPGLGAARTRIVHEAVLDIPNETLPTSGRFVSLTDGINVPYLRSGRLPKGESEVLLSEAFAISNKLVPGNKIVGILEGEKRILTVVGIALSPEYVYIFRGTNPLPDDKHFGILWMDRKGMENAFGMIGAFNDVVFTFAPEAKRTSVLKRMDQILEPYGGFGAYDRDKLPSHSFLRDEFKQLKTMAYTLPMIFLGVAAFLLHIVSTRIIAQEREQIATLKALGYSDMEIAGHYLKIISVISGLGSILGVMIGFWLGGAMTDLYSEYYRFPHLNFRFDPSLALIGIAIGIFSGALGTSYSIFKILKLDPAQAMRPPVPASFKKNPIETYTKFLSTQSRMILRNLTRRPARTLISILGISTSVMIMVLGMFSTDAVNAMIEIQFNLLQRESVTVSFLGPVSKTAVDEFKNDPGVLSAEGYRMIPIRIRVGHLSKEISLQGIPSDAKLRRLVGKKRNILTPPSSGIFLNANVAEKLGIKTGSQIQMEVLEGNRRKISVRVDGLVEELLGQGAYMDLVAVNRLLGEGESINLVALRTDAKEESKLLSRLKEVPKISGISTREGSLKVFSDTMSRSTLATTVVLFIFAAVISIGVVYNTAMISLSERIFELGSLRILGFTKEEVFRILAGELGFEILASLPIGCVLGYSCAYLLMNTVETEGFKIPLIISYRTYVIAIFTTLGTAVVSYVILYSKIKTMDLLSVLKIRE, from the coding sequence ATGAAAACCTTGAAGACACAAGGGATCACGATCGCTTTGGTCGTCGCGGCCGGAGTCGGAATTTTTATCGCTTCGAGAAGCGCGTATGATTCTTTGTTTTCCGCGCGGGAAAAATTCTACGCATCCTCTTATTTCGCGCAGGGATTTGTCTCCTTAAAGCGCGCTCCCGAATCGGTCTTGAAAGATCTTTCCGACATACCCGGACTCGGCGCGGCGCGCACGAGAATCGTTCACGAAGCGGTATTAGATATTCCGAATGAAACCTTACCCACCTCGGGAAGGTTCGTTTCCCTGACCGACGGAATCAACGTTCCCTATCTTAGATCGGGCAGACTTCCCAAAGGAGAATCGGAGGTTTTGTTAAGCGAAGCCTTTGCGATCTCCAACAAACTCGTTCCCGGAAACAAGATCGTAGGAATTCTGGAGGGTGAAAAAAGAATCCTCACTGTGGTCGGAATCGCGTTATCGCCCGAATACGTTTATATCTTTCGAGGAACGAACCCGCTTCCGGACGACAAACATTTCGGAATTCTTTGGATGGATCGTAAAGGAATGGAAAACGCCTTCGGGATGATCGGAGCGTTCAACGATGTCGTGTTTACGTTCGCACCCGAAGCCAAAAGAACTTCCGTCTTAAAAAGAATGGATCAGATTCTCGAACCCTATGGAGGATTCGGAGCCTATGATCGGGATAAACTTCCTTCCCATTCTTTTTTGAGGGACGAGTTCAAACAACTGAAGACGATGGCTTATACTCTTCCCATGATTTTTTTGGGAGTCGCGGCCTTTCTTTTACACATCGTTTCCACTCGGATCATCGCGCAGGAACGCGAACAGATCGCGACGCTCAAAGCATTAGGATATTCTGATATGGAAATCGCGGGTCATTACCTCAAGATCATATCCGTAATCAGCGGGCTCGGGTCCATTCTCGGCGTGATGATCGGTTTTTGGCTCGGAGGCGCGATGACGGATCTTTATTCGGAGTACTACCGATTTCCACATTTGAATTTTCGATTCGATCCTTCTTTGGCCTTGATCGGAATCGCCATCGGAATTTTTTCCGGAGCTCTGGGAACCTCGTATTCTATATTCAAAATTCTTAAATTAGACCCTGCGCAAGCGATGCGACCTCCCGTTCCAGCGAGCTTTAAAAAGAATCCGATCGAAACCTATACGAAATTTCTTTCCACTCAATCCAGGATGATTCTTAGAAACTTGACGAGACGTCCCGCAAGAACCTTGATTTCGATCCTTGGAATTTCCACATCCGTAATGATCATGGTATTGGGAATGTTTTCCACGGACGCGGTCAACGCGATGATCGAAATTCAATTCAATCTTTTGCAAAGAGAATCGGTAACCGTTTCCTTTTTAGGACCGGTTTCCAAAACGGCGGTGGACGAATTCAAAAACGATCCGGGAGTTCTTTCCGCCGAAGGTTATAGAATGATTCCGATTCGAATCCGAGTCGGTCATCTCTCCAAAGAAATTTCCTTACAAGGAATTCCGAGCGACGCAAAACTCAGAAGACTCGTTGGAAAAAAAAGAAACATTCTCACTCCTCCGAGTTCCGGAATTTTTTTAAACGCGAACGTCGCCGAAAAACTCGGAATCAAAACGGGCTCGCAGATACAAATGGAAGTCCTCGAAGGAAATCGAAGAAAGATTTCCGTTCGAGTCGACGGACTTGTGGAAGAATTATTGGGCCAAGGCGCGTATATGGATCTTGTCGCAGTAAACCGACTTCTCGGAGAAGGCGAAAGTATAAACCTCGTCGCGCTTCGAACGGACGCAAAGGAAGAATCCAAACTTCTTTCAAGACTGAAGGAAGTTCCGAAAATCTCGGGCATCTCCACAAGAGAAGGAAGTCTGAAAGTTTTTTCGGATACGATGTCGAGAAGCACGCTCGCAACCACGGTGGTTTTATTCATATTTGCGGCGGTAATTTCGATCGGAGTCGTCTACAATACGGCTATGATCTCGCTTTCGGAAAGAATTTTCGAACTCGGCAGTTTAAGAATATTAGGATTTACTAAAGAAGAAGTGTTTCGCATCCTCGCCGGAGAATTGGGTTTCGAAATTCTCGCGTCCTTACCGATCGGATGTGTATTGGGTTACTCTTGCGCCTATCTTCTGATGAACACGGTCGAAACGGAAGGTTTCAAAATTCCTTTGATCATCTCCTATCGAACCTATGTCATCGCGATTTTTACGACCTTGGGAACGGCGGTTGTAAGCTACGTCATACTCTATTCTAAGATAAAAACGATGGATCTTCTCAGCGTATTGAAGATCAGGGAATAA
- a CDS encoding efflux RND transporter periplasmic adaptor subunit yields MDSKETFKKIFSDRRFRIGAIVLIVIFFIWFLLRPKPVVSETAKVIRGTYQQIVEEEGITRVQEKFTIYSPVSGVLKRIHKHAGESVKKGELLAVVKWDYDRSVTSPINGKVLKVLRESEGPIEMGGPLLEVGNTDQMEIAVEVLTQEAVHLHPGNSVEIEGWGGEKLEGKLKLVEPAAFTKISSLGVEEQRVRAIVDFNPPSEMGEGFQVRCKIVSEKKENRIIAPTAALFREGEDWFVFRVTKNKAQKTKVTLEARSGDNALIGEGLSENDEVILFPGEGITEGVKIR; encoded by the coding sequence ATGGATTCAAAAGAAACGTTCAAAAAAATCTTCTCGGATCGAAGGTTCAGAATCGGCGCGATCGTTCTGATCGTGATCTTCTTCATATGGTTCTTACTCAGACCCAAACCGGTCGTTTCGGAAACCGCAAAGGTGATTCGAGGAACGTATCAACAAATCGTCGAAGAGGAAGGAATCACGAGGGTTCAAGAGAAGTTCACGATCTATTCTCCCGTAAGCGGAGTATTAAAAAGAATTCACAAACACGCGGGAGAATCCGTAAAAAAGGGAGAATTACTCGCGGTCGTCAAATGGGATTACGATCGATCGGTGACGTCGCCTATCAACGGTAAGGTGCTAAAAGTTCTCAGAGAAAGCGAAGGTCCGATCGAAATGGGAGGCCCTCTTCTCGAAGTGGGAAACACCGATCAGATGGAAATCGCGGTCGAAGTTCTCACACAAGAAGCGGTTCATCTTCATCCGGGCAACTCGGTCGAAATCGAAGGATGGGGCGGAGAAAAACTCGAAGGCAAACTCAAACTTGTGGAACCCGCGGCGTTTACGAAAATTTCCTCCTTAGGCGTGGAAGAACAAAGAGTACGAGCCATCGTGGATTTTAATCCGCCTTCGGAAATGGGAGAAGGGTTTCAAGTTCGCTGTAAAATCGTAAGCGAAAAAAAGGAGAATCGAATCATCGCGCCGACCGCCGCCTTGTTTCGCGAAGGAGAGGATTGGTTCGTGTTTCGGGTAACGAAGAATAAGGCGCAAAAAACGAAAGTTACTTTAGAGGCGAGAAGCGGAGATAACGCGTTGATCGGCGAAGGCCTTTCCGAAAACGATGAAGTGATTTTGTTTCCGGGAGAGGGAATCACGGAAGGGGTGAAAATACGATGA
- a CDS encoding RNA polymerase sigma factor yields MMTENEFTEIVSSTRDIVLSAIEKNLAERFSYAIDDVAQETYFRAYKALKKDQFRKESKLSTWLYAIARNESLRMNDKLRREEERAEKLAKSKKEEDFLTGHSNVNGNSKYSEQNSQEVIGMLRSLLIKIPDKYRRVLEFYLAGYSEKQIAETMGVKPGTVKSRAARGKEMMKRVGAKEKFYD; encoded by the coding sequence ATGATGACTGAAAACGAATTTACAGAAATCGTTAGTTCCACTCGGGACATTGTCCTCTCTGCGATAGAAAAAAATCTCGCAGAGAGGTTTTCTTACGCAATCGACGACGTTGCTCAAGAAACCTATTTTCGCGCGTACAAAGCATTGAAGAAGGATCAGTTTCGTAAAGAATCAAAACTGAGTACTTGGTTGTACGCGATCGCCAGAAACGAATCCTTGAGAATGAACGATAAACTGCGAAGAGAAGAAGAGCGCGCGGAGAAACTGGCCAAGTCGAAAAAAGAGGAAGACTTCCTTACGGGCCATTCTAACGTGAACGGAAATTCGAAATATTCCGAACAGAATTCTCAGGAAGTGATCGGGATGTTGCGCTCTCTTTTAATAAAAATTCCCGATAAATACAGAAGGGTTCTCGAATTCTATCTTGCGGGTTATTCCGAAAAACAAATCGCGGAAACGATGGGTGTAAAACCCGGAACCGTCAAGTCGAGAGCGGCCAGAGGAAAAGAGATGATGAAACGAGTCGGAGCTAAGGAGAAATTTTATGACTAA
- a CDS encoding Spy/CpxP family protein refolding chaperone — MKGFLKVSGLILVAAALFAGGCRYYKSPEKRAEFVVKKITSELDLNDSQKQILNRIKDEVLAKRKDLKLQGPRIPAEALAEFRQPALDEKKINKSFELEMNKMTEMRTFMTKKAIEFHAVLTPEQRNKLVDLITEFQQKHRHHDD, encoded by the coding sequence ATGAAAGGATTTTTAAAAGTTTCCGGTCTGATTCTTGTAGCGGCCGCATTGTTTGCGGGGGGTTGTAGATATTACAAATCTCCCGAAAAAAGAGCTGAGTTTGTGGTTAAGAAAATCACTTCGGAACTGGATCTGAACGATTCTCAAAAACAAATTCTCAACCGCATCAAGGACGAAGTTCTTGCTAAAAGAAAAGATCTGAAATTGCAAGGACCGAGAATTCCCGCCGAAGCGCTTGCCGAATTTCGTCAGCCCGCTTTGGATGAGAAAAAAATAAACAAGTCGTTCGAACTTGAGATGAACAAGATGACTGAGATGAGAACATTCATGACTAAAAAAGCGATCGAGTTTCATGCGGTTCTTACTCCGGAACAAAGAAATAAACTAGTGGATTTGATTACAGAGTTTCAACAGAAACACCGTCATCATGATGACTGA
- a CDS encoding response regulator, translated as MKVAATYSLLLAEDDESNAELLIRHLERYNFDVDHVVDGIAAEIKLRKTRYDLILTDNRMPKLSGLDLLERIPETNRTTPIIFLTVSNERDTIIQAAHNKRLVAYLLKPIDTHVLLEKICNALGIALDSLIDKKAYPFEILPFVGADQGVGVGIELKGCPYGKSVEKLVQEISFFLKELPSLRSVLIKVNPEFFYFKNGGQLLSNLRDRLAIKYEIRKEDIIIQAEH; from the coding sequence ATGAAAGTTGCCGCAACTTATTCTTTATTATTGGCCGAAGACGACGAAAGCAACGCGGAACTTTTGATCCGCCATCTGGAAAGATACAACTTCGACGTGGATCACGTGGTCGACGGGATCGCCGCGGAAATCAAACTGAGAAAGACGCGTTATGACCTCATTCTTACGGACAACCGTATGCCGAAGTTGAGCGGTTTGGATCTTTTGGAAAGAATTCCGGAAACCAATCGTACAACTCCGATCATCTTTCTTACCGTAAGCAACGAAAGAGATACGATCATTCAAGCGGCTCATAATAAAAGACTCGTCGCTTATCTTTTGAAACCGATCGATACGCACGTGTTGCTTGAAAAAATCTGCAACGCTCTCGGAATCGCGTTGGATTCTTTGATCGATAAAAAGGCTTATCCGTTCGAAATTCTTCCGTTTGTAGGAGCGGATCAGGGAGTAGGCGTTGGAATCGAACTGAAAGGGTGTCCTTACGGCAAAAGCGTCGAAAAGCTCGTTCAAGAAATTTCTTTTTTCCTAAAGGAACTTCCTTCTCTCAGAAGCGTCCTGATCAAAGTGAATCCCGAATTCTTTTATTTTAAGAACGGCGGACAATTACTTTCCAATCTTCGCGATCGTTTGGCGATCAAATACGAAATCAGAAAAGAAGACATCATCATTCAGGCAGAACATTAA
- a CDS encoding GAF domain-containing SpoIIE family protein phosphatase: MSLAKNPVIDSGDLNAALHVLTEAISRALNCERCSIWFYKEVKISIQCLDLFILSENSHNSGMELFQKDFPHYFEVLQSQRLIIADDAVNDESTREFAQNYLIPLNISSMLDAPILMDGKLLGIICNEQVGQKRFWTLEEQTFVGSLADMIPRIFQAVERKKAQDELKKANERLEHTVKARTRIILNQKEELEHQIKMAKRIQGALLPSVLPKSPYLDLQYLYTPMMELGGDFVDFLYDEENHTLGFFICDVSGHGVSAALLASMVKMSYSNWRYYIQDPEYGLTQIYESLFGKFAGHFITAVLGTLNVKTGEGRMTNAGHCPPVLLKNGKKPQVFNRTGALLTDLIPLKLETIPFHLDAGDRLVLYTDGIIEAFNESKEMFTEERFLALLDSSENKTLNELCETVFSEVNRFMGTAHDGFMDDLTILALERRIPFS; this comes from the coding sequence ATGTCCTTGGCAAAAAATCCCGTGATCGACAGCGGAGATTTAAACGCGGCGTTACACGTTCTTACCGAAGCCATTTCAAGGGCGTTGAACTGCGAACGATGTAGCATCTGGTTTTATAAGGAAGTTAAAATTTCCATCCAATGCCTCGATCTTTTTATTCTCTCCGAAAATTCTCATAACTCCGGAATGGAATTGTTCCAAAAAGATTTTCCCCATTATTTCGAAGTGCTTCAAAGTCAAAGATTGATCATCGCCGACGACGCGGTGAACGACGAAAGCACTCGCGAGTTCGCTCAAAATTATCTGATCCCTTTGAACATCTCCTCGATGCTCGACGCGCCGATCCTCATGGACGGCAAACTTCTCGGAATCATCTGCAACGAACAAGTCGGTCAAAAACGTTTCTGGACTTTGGAAGAACAAACATTCGTGGGTTCGCTCGCGGATATGATCCCGAGAATCTTTCAAGCCGTGGAAAGAAAGAAGGCCCAAGACGAATTAAAAAAAGCGAATGAACGTCTCGAACACACCGTGAAGGCAAGAACGAGAATCATTCTGAATCAAAAGGAAGAATTGGAACATCAGATCAAGATGGCCAAACGGATTCAAGGCGCGCTTCTTCCTTCCGTTCTTCCCAAATCACCATACTTGGATCTGCAATATCTTTATACTCCGATGATGGAACTCGGAGGCGACTTCGTGGATTTTCTCTACGACGAGGAGAATCATACTCTCGGATTTTTTATCTGCGACGTTTCCGGTCACGGTGTTTCGGCGGCGCTTCTCGCTTCCATGGTCAAGATGTCCTATTCCAATTGGAGATATTATATTCAAGATCCCGAATATGGTTTGACTCAAATCTACGAATCCCTTTTCGGAAAATTCGCGGGTCATTTTATCACTGCCGTTCTCGGAACGCTGAACGTCAAAACCGGGGAAGGGAGAATGACGAATGCGGGTCATTGTCCTCCCGTGTTGTTGAAAAACGGCAAAAAACCCCAGGTATTCAATCGAACCGGCGCGTTGCTCACCGATCTGATTCCGCTCAAACTCGAAACGATTCCGTTTCACTTGGACGCGGGCGACCGACTTGTGCTGTATACGGACGGAATCATAGAAGCATTTAACGAAAGTAAGGAGATGTTCACCGAGGAACGTTTTCTTGCGCTTTTGGATTCCAGCGAAAACAAAACGTTAAACGAACTCTGCGAAACCGTATTCTCCGAAGTAAATCGTTTTATGGGAACCGCCCACGACGGATTTATGGACGATCTTACGATTCTCGCTCTCGAAAGAAGAATTCCTTTTTCCTAA
- a CDS encoding lectin-like protein encodes MKRILTILIGSFLLGTVGNLYASRGAVVENPIDVFEKSFENKVLSIQRKTQVNANLPVHRALFYGTHNSYNSKSYAGPFFSYAFPNQKYSIGEQLRLGARFIELDIHWTLGTHARKELLLCHGQDSHVGCNVFDRPFYKGLEEVRDWVSNSANRNEVLVLYIEDKIDGHSSEALQTLKDYLDPWLYRYSGSCSDVPSPENMPKLGDMVASNKRILLMSNGCYDSQWSGYFKRIFFGSTTSSPKDFKGYPDCNYSRATYNSTMVRFFNDTTNYFGFYDGVKESGSFTNANIASMLSCEVNVFGIDQFDPDFAKQAIWSWNASEPNNWAGNENCAVLWSNGRWNDLNCSASNRFSCKDSSGNWFVTSGSGSWGSGNAQCSSETAGRFKFSAPLTPYENKKLLEAKNSVGAGDLWINLTDQYSEGNWVPGN; translated from the coding sequence ATGAAGAGAATTTTAACGATTCTCATCGGTTCTTTCTTATTGGGAACCGTGGGAAATCTTTACGCAAGCAGAGGCGCGGTGGTAGAAAATCCGATCGACGTTTTCGAAAAATCTTTCGAGAATAAGGTTCTTTCCATTCAAAGAAAAACTCAGGTCAACGCGAACCTTCCGGTGCATCGGGCTCTTTTTTACGGAACCCACAACTCATACAACAGCAAGTCTTATGCGGGTCCGTTTTTTTCTTACGCGTTCCCGAATCAAAAATATTCCATCGGTGAACAACTTCGTTTAGGGGCGCGTTTTATCGAATTGGACATTCATTGGACTCTTGGCACACACGCTCGCAAAGAACTTCTTCTTTGTCACGGTCAGGACAGTCACGTGGGTTGTAACGTTTTCGACAGACCTTTTTACAAAGGTTTGGAGGAGGTTCGCGATTGGGTTTCCAATTCCGCAAACCGCAACGAAGTATTGGTTCTTTATATAGAAGATAAGATCGACGGTCATTCTTCGGAAGCCCTTCAAACGTTGAAGGACTATCTCGATCCTTGGTTGTATCGTTACTCCGGCAGTTGTTCGGACGTTCCTTCTCCCGAGAATATGCCGAAGTTGGGTGATATGGTCGCATCCAATAAAAGAATTCTTCTGATGAGCAACGGTTGTTACGATTCTCAGTGGAGCGGTTACTTTAAAAGAATTTTCTTCGGATCGACTACGAGCAGTCCGAAGGATTTTAAAGGTTATCCGGATTGTAATTACTCGAGAGCCACTTACAATTCTACGATGGTGCGTTTCTTCAACGATACCACGAACTACTTCGGTTTTTACGACGGTGTAAAAGAAAGCGGTTCATTCACAAACGCTAATATTGCTTCCATGCTTTCCTGCGAAGTCAACGTCTTTGGCATCGATCAATTCGATCCGGATTTTGCAAAACAAGCGATCTGGTCCTGGAACGCTTCCGAACCGAACAACTGGGCCGGAAATGAAAACTGCGCCGTTCTTTGGAGCAACGGAAGATGGAACGATCTCAACTGTAGCGCTTCGAATCGTTTCTCTTGTAAGGATTCTTCCGGTAATTGGTTCGTTACTTCCGGTAGCGGTTCCTGGGGATCCGGAAACGCTCAGTGTTCTTCCGAAACCGCAGGTCGCTTTAAATTTTCAGCGCCGCTGACTCCTTACGAAAACAAAAAACTTTTGGAAGCTAAGAACTCGGTCGGAGCCGGCGATCTTTGGATCAATCTAACCGATCAATATTCGGAAGGGAATTGGGTTCCAGGCAACTGA
- a CDS encoding PAS domain-containing sensor histidine kinase has product MELIQEALDNIGDKIRFVEFIPCPVLLSQVKEDNFQTLYLNRSFRELIGYKIQEIPTLDDWFLQAYPDEVYRSEVKTDWWAGVHHGRTSGRHSTSMKAKIRTKSNGERWFHVRSTEFGELNAVAFQDIHDLETSNLELAHNNSTKSQLLSILAHDLRTPLIQIISLISLFKNEEISATDLYPYLSKLNIQTYLTIDLIDNTLNWVKANSKNISVCKSSFSPVPIIEELTALYSDFIKLKCIRVEMDLDENILIFSDREIFKVIVRNLFINALKFSKPNGTVFLKAKVISDQQLISIIDEGIGMSPQELEKVFSKESYSSPGTLNESGAGLGVKLCRDFSRLVDAEFRLESEKHKGTCASLLFG; this is encoded by the coding sequence ATGGAATTGATTCAGGAAGCTTTAGACAACATCGGCGATAAAATACGTTTTGTGGAATTTATCCCCTGCCCCGTCTTGCTCTCACAGGTCAAAGAAGACAACTTTCAAACCCTTTATCTCAATCGAAGTTTCCGCGAATTGATCGGTTATAAAATTCAGGAAATTCCCACCTTGGACGATTGGTTTCTCCAAGCCTACCCGGACGAGGTTTATAGAAGCGAAGTAAAAACGGACTGGTGGGCGGGAGTTCATCACGGAAGAACCAGCGGCCGGCACAGCACTTCGATGAAGGCGAAAATCAGAACCAAATCGAACGGAGAAAGATGGTTTCACGTTCGCAGTACCGAGTTCGGAGAATTGAACGCGGTTGCCTTTCAAGATATCCACGACCTAGAAACTTCGAACCTCGAATTGGCTCACAACAATTCGACTAAGTCGCAACTTCTTTCCATTCTCGCGCACGACTTAAGAACTCCTTTGATCCAAATTATCTCGCTCATTTCCCTGTTTAAAAACGAAGAAATTTCCGCCACGGATCTTTATCCGTATCTCTCCAAGTTAAACATACAAACCTATCTTACGATCGACTTGATCGACAACACATTGAACTGGGTCAAAGCGAATTCGAAAAACATATCAGTATGCAAAAGTTCTTTTTCGCCCGTTCCCATCATCGAAGAATTGACCGCGCTCTACAGCGACTTTATCAAACTGAAATGTATTCGTGTCGAAATGGATTTAGATGAGAATATTCTAATATTCAGCGATCGCGAAATTTTCAAAGTGATCGTTAGGAATCTTTTTATCAACGCGCTTAAGTTTTCAAAACCGAACGGAACCGTTTTTCTAAAAGCGAAAGTAATCTCGGATCAACAACTGATCTCGATCATCGACGAAGGTATAGGCATGTCTCCTCAGGAACTCGAAAAGGTTTTTTCCAAGGAATCTTATTCTTCCCCCGGCACGTTAAACGAAAGCGGCGCGGGACTCGGAGTCAAACTCTGCAGAGATTTTTCAAGATTAGTGGACGCGGAGTTTCGTTTGGAAAGCGAGAAACACAAAGGGACTTGTGCAAGTTTGCTTTTCGGTTGA